A region of the Callithrix jacchus isolate 240 chromosome 10, calJac240_pri, whole genome shotgun sequence genome:
TTAACAGTCATTTTGACTAATTTCATTCTAGCAAGTGTCTAATTAAACCTTGGCAAGATCACTGGCTTTTTACTATTCACTGCAGCAACCTCCACGTGTtaactatacacacacatgctcacaaatacatttcttttcctccatttaaatacttaaatatttaaactttaataCTTTAAACTTATATTAGTTTGggaaataatcaatattgttcATCTCTATGAGATTTATTTGGTCTTACTTTTTCCAGAGTTCTAAGTAGCAGTAGGCTTCAGTTTTCCATGAAAACTCCCACAAATTATTAGTTCAAATGACTGACTTTGGCACATCATTCATGTGTCATATAATGGGGAAGggaaatccttaaagaaaatgcaTGCAAATAATTCAGGAAAACATATCAAACTTGATGTAGATTCTTTATGTCTTCCTTCATGTCAGTGGAGAACATAATCTATagctatatgtatatttatatctgtAAAGCTATGAGAAACTAACTTGTTCACAGGCATAATCTAAGGGGTTGCTTGAAGGTATATAAAGAATGCTAGTATGGATGTAGATGATCTTGCTTTTAAGTTTTGGCCAACTGCTGAATTGTTATATTgcacaaaataattaatttaattcttttgTGTGTTAATTTCTTTATTGGCTAAATTTGTCATAACCACTCTATAGGTTATTTGTTACCAAGACTCATATAAGAAATACAAACATATGTTGATGATTGTTACTGCTTCTGGGTATGTAAAAAAATCAGATAGGAAATTCTCAATtaagaataaatgagtaaattgagtatttgagtaaaatattttcaaaatgtataggTTCTAGAGTGACTTTATTTATCATTacattataaacacatttttttctggccCTTAATTCATGTAACTAAAGGAAAACATaggcattttaaataaacaaaaatagaaacatatttttaaaatcaatgttacgatttttaaaatagattcaaAAGTTCCATGTGCCTGAATCCGAAAAACTTTTGTAAAACTAATCAAACAACCTTCTAAGAAAGGATTTCTTGGCAGGAGTCAAGATTTTTCCAGAACCCTTTTTATGGAGGGATTTCATTGGAGGCTTTTTTAAGGGTAGAAATCTTTGGGGAGTGTGTAGAGCTCTTGCTATCTCCACATGCTCATTGCAGTAATACTTGTTGCTTCCTGCTGACAAATGGATGAGTGTGCGTTCTGCCAGATCCATGCACTGAGCATGGACCCAGTGCCCATCCCCATGAGAACAGTAGATCATGGCAGGTTTGTTGAGCTCGGTTGAATAAAACGGTACCCAAGTGTTGATATCCACATCACAAGTAGGGCAGCACGTAATCCAGTAGCCTGTCTCAGACTCAtcttcctcatcatcttcattatAGGTGTCAaattcatcatcaccatcaaaaCTATTTGCTTCTGCACTGAAACAAAATTCTTCGGAATCTTCAAAGGGAGTGGAGTCCCCTGGATCTTCTGTTGATGTCTGACTGTTTGTGAATGTTGTCTGCTCTTCATTCATATCATCTTCAGCACATTTCAATGTATAGAAATAGAATGCTTCTGAAACAACTTGTTTATTGTCTCCTGGTATGCCAAGAAAAACAGTTCCATTTCCCATGTTGCTTCCAAACCATATCTTGCTGTGCTTAATGTCTGGGGTCCAATCTGGAGTCTCCATCTCACGAATTTCTATCTTGTTTTCCTCTAAAGAGATGATGTTGCAGATCattcttttttgattttcaaGCTGATATCCACCAACAATAACAAATTCATCATTGTTAGTTTGAGTAAGGATTGCACTGGAGACAGAGATTCCTCCTGGCAAGACTGTGCAATTCACAGCTGGGCTACCCAGGGGAAGATCAACCCTTATCCTGTACAGGTTGGCAGGGCGGATATTATTGGCAAGTGAATGCCCTCCTAAAATATAGATGGTGTCATTTTTGGCAATAGAGACATGAAAAGATAGCCCATCCTGAAGTTCTGGAAGAATGTATGATGTAGCACACCCGAATTCAAAATCCACCAGGAAAACATGGGGTAGGCAGTCAGCTACACTATTCCATTTTTCTGTGGTTCTGTGGGTAAAAGGCATGTATGAGCGTCCTCCAAAAAGAACACCCATACTTTTCCCTCGGCTATATACCACATTAATGGAATGACCATATCTGGCTTCAGGAACATCTCCTACCAAGTCTTTCTCCGTGCAGCGAAAAGTAACCTTCTTGTTGTTCTTGGAAACAACAGACATGACATAAATCTTATCTGAAAGCTCATTGTTTGGTGTTTTCCCTCCATGGATGATGTATTGATGCTTTTCAGACTCCAAGCTGCCTTTGAATGTGCAAGTTGCTGGGTAGCGAAGAGGCGGGAGGTAGCAGGAATCTTTAGAGAAAATTGTAGGCTTCAATTTGATATGGTTATGGTTTACCTCCAAATGGAAAACTCCAGTAGGGCAGGATCTCTTGGGCCAGCCTTTTTGGCCAAAGAAGAAAACCTGCCCATCAAAATTCATCAGCGAGAAGCCTGGTTGAATTAAGGCTATGTTATTACTGACTGTTACCATCTGCAGTGACATATTTTCTGATGGTACGTAGATTTTTGTctgaaagaattataaaataaaatgacttagaGATCACTTCAAATAAATAACCGTATTTAAATTCCTTCAcatgtaaatagcattttttaAGTCCTCCCACACGCTTGCAGTGTGACTGAAAGAGCAAAATCCAGGGAGTTAGGTCAGTAAAGAGCCACAGAACCTTTCCTGCCTATACCATCCAAGGATCTGGGACATGTTGTAGCCACGGACTATTCTCCCTAGGATTTCCGGGAGTTGTAGTTCTTTTCCTTAAAGAGTCACCACGCGTCAGCGGGAAGAACCACATTTCCCAGGAATCCTTTCTCTATGGGTTGCGTGGCTTTGGAAATCTGTCTTTGTTGCTCTGGGAGAGGGGACTCCTGGATGTGTCTCTGAATAAAGACTAGCCGAAGGTGCGAAGTGACTAGATGGGAGTCAAGGCGGAAAACTAGGGAATGGGAGGTGAGAGTGGCTGACACCGACCCAACATACGGGTTGCGGGAAGGCTGCAGCGCCCGGAGTGGTGTCGGGCAAACCTCTACCCTGTTATTGCTGGAGCCACTCCTGGGGACTTTTGAACAGGTGACCCCGTAGGAAGCACAACTGCTTCCGTTGAAGTGCAGTTGCCTGGAGACCGCAGTTTGAAGGGACTCCCGGCAGAAGTGTCGTTAGGGTGTCCTGCCTGTCTGGACGCTTTGGAGCGCGACTCAAAATCGCACCCCCGAGGACCCTGGAGGTGCTGGGGCGGGAGGTTGAAGGGGACACCAGGGTTACAAAAGCCGTAACTGTCTTACAGTACCGAAAGATGGGTCTCTGAATCCCTAGAGTGCAGGGGAGACCTTGCCTGTTAGTGATTTTTACCACTTCTACCATTAGCAATTGAAATATAGTTACTAGCTTTTAGTGAGTGCATGTTAAAGGCCCTTTGTTTTCTTCACTATTTTTACTGCTGTTTTTAGGGTTCTCTTAAGGAAGCAGAGACTATTTTTACTGCTGCTTTTAGGGTTCTTTTAGGGAAGCATAGAAGGTTCTTAAACACATCTCATTTTCATCTTCATTCCAGGGAAATACAGTTAGTGGCTTTTTCACATATTTCCAGTCCAAGAACTTTTAGGTAATTCTTTAATAATTCTGTAGTAAGCAGGGACTAAGCAGAGAGATGTTTGAATTATTCAGGATTTCATATTTGTGTTACAACTAAAAGAATATTTACTAGATGAAGTAATCttgataaatttctattttattattgtttacctTAGAGAGATGTGAAATGCACTCCCTGTTTGCAGTGTAAAGTCCtgtacaaaaaatgttaaaggaaacaaaacagtACAGATTCCTTGACTCTTCAGAGTTACTTCTTAATATGCTTCAAAAGCACTACAAATAATGGCTAAGAGTATGGACTCTGAAAGCTTACTGGCTGGAttcagatcctggctctgccactaactatatgattttgggcaagttatttaatctctgtgtgcctccgtttcctcatctgaaaactgATGATTTACCAACCTCATATATGGGTGTAAGTTATGATTAATAAtttcatatatgtaaaatacttagaacaAGGATTTATACACAGTACATAGAagttattattatgattattttaaaatttaccaaaaataagATCTAGTGCATAACCACCTGCCAGTAACGGGAGCTGATAAGGTTGGAGAGGATGAGAAGGGGGCTTTAGGACCTGGGAATCAGGTCAGTGGGTATAGATAGATAAACTTTTGAACTGAAAAGAATTGGATAAACATATATGATGAGGGTGCTGGTTGTAGTTAATTTATTAACAGaagacatttaatattttattcttgtcaCCCTTTCTCTAACCTTCATTAAATATGCAGGCCCTAAATTGAATTCTCGGAGTCCAAATTGGGCTCTAACATTTAGTTGCTGTGTAACCATGTTGGAcaagttatttttctctctgttctttttatcTACAAGATGGGGATAATCTTAGCATCTATGcactgtttgttttgagaaataaatgagatagCACATGTAAATCTCATGGAACAGTGCATGGCACAtaaacaataaatgttagttaataCTGTAATTTATCCAATATATCTTTATTCTTCCTGCAAAGATTCCTTGGACTATTTAGAATCTCTGGTCATGCTAATGAGATGttggtgggtttttgttttttgctttaaagaattTCTGTAGTTCAGCTGTAATTAATTGCTTAATAATCTTTTgtacttattatttttagttcACTTGGGAGACTCCTAAAGGGGTGATTTTTAAACAGTTATCTGGTGGGTGATTAAAGCAGGTGAGGAAATGGTGTCTGAGAAGGATTATTGTCAAAGTTATGAAAGCAATGTACATTCAGTTGTACCCTCAGTTGTACATTCAGCAACCTGCCCAGCTTATAAAATAATCTGGGCAGTGTTTTATTGATTCATGGCCTACCCAAGCCCAGAGTGAAGGCATCTGAGCAACTAAAAAATGCTATTCATAGAAACTAAAAGGAGACATTATTGAACCTCACTTCAGAAAACTATAGGTGATTACACTCAGTCTGAGAGATTAGGATCAGACAATTGTCCCATTTTGGGGGAGCCAAACACCGAAGCCAAGGCCTGCTTGTTTCAAACACCTGTGATGGCAGTTACTGAGATACACAGCAAGCCATACAGAGGTAATGGATTCTAGATCCAAAGGGATTTTTCAAGAACACTGGCTTTTAAAACAAAGCTTTTCTTGTCACCCCTTGGTTTCATTTTAAGGTTGCTGTAGGAATTTTGGCTTCTCATAAGTGAAAACATGATTATTGTAGATTACATAGAAACATTTTCTTGGGCAAGTCGTAAGGAGGGCTGTCCATTTTTGTAGCTTAATCTAGGCCCCTAAAGATTTTTGAAATCGAGCATTTGACCTGTTTTCCCTTCGATGCTCTGCTTTTGGCTCACTTCGTTATTTCAAGGCCCTAAAGACAGTGATAAAATTTCTTATTGCTAAGAAGAATTACCTCCTCTTGTAACACAGTTCAAGTGTGAGTAATTAAATTTTAGATTATACACCTTAACCAGATGATGTATGCATTTAAAGAATAAACAGGATCATTGaaagtgtttttatattattttgccaTGTTTAGTTTTTGAAATTTTGCTTTATTGACTTGAATATGTTTTTCACTGGAGTAGATTATTGTATCTCTTCCATGGTTTCAATATGAGTGTATTAGTCACACCTTGGTTTTTAAAAGGAGTTTTTAAATGGTTATACTTTATCTAAAATAACCTACTGAAGTCTTTTACTTTTAATAGGCTACATAAAAAcaggcagatttttaaaagtgagaccctgttcttCGGCTGAAGGAGGTTTCAAGGTCAACACATTAAAGACTTTTTGTAAAGGACAGAAATATAGGACCAATAAACATAATACAATTTTTCCTAACCCCATGCTAACATTCTTCAGCAGGgagattttcatttattcactgtGATGCTAGGGCATAGTTGAGAATAATGAAAGGACTCATAGAATGAGGTCTGGGTTTATAGTTCTCCATATCTAAACTGACTTTCTTTTCCAAAGAAAGATACTGTACTCTGAAGCATTAAATCTAGCTGATCTGTGCTAGCCATAGTTTCCTGATTGCTGCAGAGTAACCGGTAACCTCATGTAACTTTAGGCATTTAGTGTGTGAATAACACTATCTTGACACAGTTAATTAGGTTTGAGGcatacactattttatttttgctggcAGTAAAACTAGGATTAAGTCTTCCTTCCTATACTTAGGCCAGAGAATGATTTATACACTAACAATAGTGCTCTAAAGGCCTAAGAATTAAGTCCCTGAAGTAGCCAGAGACCAGATAGCCCCACATTTTCCAGATTTTACTCATCCCTTCTCTATCTAGACACCCAATCCACCTGTAACTAACACATTGCCAAAGTGTGGCATCTTCATTCCTTTAAAGTTTACAAACATAGGCTCCCATTTTTTAGCTTTGGTAGAAATGAAGGTATCAGACCTACCTGAAGGCCAGAGGGGCTGCTCACACCTCTCTGAATCTTTGCTGCTAAACCACCTTTTAATTGTCAGCACTTGGGGAAGATTCACTGACTGTCCACTGTGACTGTGGCAAGCAGAAGGCTGACTGTaaagagagtgtgtatgtgtgcctgcaGATGTTCTCATGAACACTGATCTAATGGGAGTAACTGactgtgacctttttttttctctctctttagatGGTTGAGGGAGATATCCACCAGGGTATACCCTCAGGATTTAACTCTTTCACTACTAGCAACAATGGCAACACAATTCACtgtttataaagataaaaagaaatctggttgaaacttgatttttaaaaattaaaaacattttagaaaaacacagaagaaatacaTATAGTTTCTATGGtttaaataaatactattttgaatCAAATGAGAAATTATTTGTCCTAAAACAAGAGACCACAAATACCAATGCTATTCATTTTAACTTAGAAGTGCTCTTCTGTGGTCTCATTTCCTTTAATGCAAGGCTCAGAAGGAAGGAGTTGTAATTATTCAAGGCCCTCTACCAACTTTATACCAGACAGCTACTGTGTAATAATACAgtgtaatgatttaaaaaatggactTTGGGGTCAAGCTCACCGGGTTTTCTCTGCCAGCTCTGCTATTTTTCAGATAGAGTAATCTTAATCCTTAAGCCTCTGTTTCACTATCTCTGAAATGAGGATAATAGAAAGAATTACTCAAAAAGTTGTTGGTaaaagattaaattagataatatatataaagtattcaGCCAAGGAAAAGATTAATATTCCATAGTAATCTTGATCACAAAAACTacctttataatttatttcctttccctctttcttttcttcctttctttctctctctctcttctttctttcttccctccccttcccttccctttccttccctctttcttttttttgatggagtcttgctctgtcttccaggctggaatgcaatggcacaatcttggctcactgcaacctctgcttcccaggttcaagctattctcctacctcagcctcctgaatagctgggattataggcacatgtcaccacacccagctagattttgtatttttagtagagatggggttttgccatgttggccaggttggtctcaaactcctgaccttgggtgatctgtctgtcttggccttccaaagtgctgggattacaggcgtaagccacttcGCCCAGCCTATAATTTCTAATAGTAGCATAATATGATGTTAAGTAAATGTAACGTAATTTACCTAACCTTCCATTATTGTTGGTCATTTGATCAGTTTCTATATTTAGATGATAAAATGTAGTGATCAGAGGTAGGCAAATCTGGGTTTGAGTTTCAGTTCTGTGACCTTTTTGAATGTCAGTTGTTTTACCTCTACAATGGGAGTAATAACTACCTTATTGTAAGGATTCATGGATTAAAATGTCTAGTGTATAGAATGTATACAGTCTTACCTAATGATGGAGATGCTCTAAATTTATTTGTATAAGTGACTActttagggagggataacatggggagaaatgccagatataggtgatggggatggaggcagcaaacaaaattgccatgtatgtgcctatgcaacaatcctgcatgttctttacatgtaccccagaacctaaaatgtaatcaaatatgcatatatatatacgtatatatatatgtatatgcgaTGACTATAATTTTTTTGCAGAATTTTCGTGTATATTTTCAgggtcaatttttttcttaaacagatGTGTGTAGCTCAATTGCTTGGTTGATTCTCATTATTTGAAATGTTGATCCATCCTTAAAAAAGCATCATCATCTCTTCTAGTTCCTACCatgatgatttttttaatctgcaaaaGGATATTAGGTTATTTCCCTAAACTatttatgtgttatatataaGATACTTGAAATTACAGTAACAATAAGGACAACTGTCATAAAGTTGATATATTGGATGTCTCCATtgtaaatacaaaataagaaatgcaaaaatagaaATCTTGGGTAGGTTTAGATGTGTTTTAGCCTTTGGATTTTACTAACttaaaaaaggcaatttttaGCATAGCAATTAGTTGCTGAATGGGTTAGTTGTCTCTTGAGGAGACTAGAAACTAGTAGCATGTTTGAAAATGGGTTTTAAGACTCCAAGTCCTTGCTACATCAATAGGAGAGCATTAGACCTACAGTGATCTCATACAAGGTCCCTGATTTCCCAAAGTCCTCAGCATCGAAACGaaactgtaaaatataaaatagtagatgatttattgagtatctactatacACAAAGCCAtgtgaagaattagaaaaaaaaatcagacatagGTCTTGCCCTTAAAGCAGGGATTGCTAATCCCTGGGCCCAAGGACAGGGATCAGCAGTTTGTTAGAAACAGGGCTtaacagcaggaggtgagccacAGGTGggcaagcattactgcctgagctccacctcctgtcagatctgcTGCATACCATTAGATTATTCTAGGAGTGCGAACCTTATTGTAAACTGCAAATGTGAGGGAGCTAGGTttcacactccttatgagaatttaATACATGATGATCTCCGGTAGAACAGTTTCGTCCTGAAACCATGCCCCTCACTCTGGTCCGTGGAAAACTTGTCTTCCACGAAActagtctctggtgccaaaaaggttgaggaccacTGCCTTAAAGAACATATAAGATAGTAGAATGAAGCAACTTTTGGTTGCAGATGAACATTCCTTACATTCTTTCCACATTCAGCTTTTCTTAAAAGTTATTAAGAAATCAGTTATCAGTTGCTCAACCCATTTTTAAGCCTTGAGGCAAAATCAAATTCAAACTCCTACAAGAGCATATTGATTTATCCttccctaaattaaaaaaaaacacacacaaaattaaagaaTACAAGTCAGTATAATTACAGAATGAAACAACCTTTATTTTATAGGAAAGACAAATACTTAGTGATGGGATATCCTGGCATAGTAACTGAACAAACAAGGAAATATAATTGGGAAAAAAAGATGGAAGCCAACCTTAAGCCCAAtctctatttttacatttaaactaCTCATGGTCAGAAAAGTTTACATAACTTGACAAGGGTAACACAGCTGTGGGGCCTGTGGACATGGTGGGTTGGAGGGAAGCAGAGGAGAAACACTGTTCTGTGAACTCGTGACAGTGCATTTCAAGAAATGTTGTGCTGCTCTCAAGTGTTtccatccccattttataaatggagtAACAGCTTAAACTTCATTGTCACTCAGTGAGTTAACAAGTGTTTGAAATAATGTCAGTGGCAACTTTTCATAGCTTTAGGGTAAGCATAGACAATGATTACTATTTTACTAAGTGGCAGATTTTTGAGGAAATAATATAAATTGTGTTAGAAAGGGAGATGTTTGGCTTGTTAAGTGAATTCCACAATAGGAGTCACAACTGAAACTggcaaagaaaagaggaaggaagaggaaatataTAGAAGGAAGCACTTCACAGTTAGTATGATGGATTGTCAAGAGAAGAACATGACCAGTGActtgacattttttatttaaagcaattaGTTAGATATGGCCACCTGACCAGAATGACTGGTATCTTCCTATAAAAGTTTCATGCTCTGTGATTTAAGGTGGATTCTTTGCTTGAAAacgaaatggagaaaaaaatttttgcaatgttgTGCTAGaaaaaattcacttaaatattttatttttagagaaggaaaggagtttgtgattgttttttgtttgtttgtgtgttttgttttttggagacaggctggagtgcaatggcatgctcttgtctcaactcagcctccaccttctgggctcaagtgatcctcccacttcagcctcctgagtagctaggaccacaggtggacaccaccatgctcagctaattatttaattttttgtagagatgaggtctcactatactgcccaggtGGTCCTGAACTACTAGGCTAAAGTGATCTCCAAAGTGATTTTtgttcttccaaagtgctggggttacaggcatgagctattgcaccTAGCCTAATTCTTAGTTTCTGCCTTTGAGTATAGAAACCATATTGGCCAAAagaaattatgtatatatgtatgtgcatgtgtatgttatGTTTTGTACATTGAGGTAAAATTAAAGTATTGAGTGAAATTGGAAGCTGGGGAAGCATTGTATTACCTCTTACAGCCTATTTATTATTCCCATAGTCTTAGGAATTTAGAAGTCAAAGCAGATGGGAAACAAATCTAAAATCTTACTTCTTTTAAGAGAATGCCAAGTGAAATAAAGGTTGATCTTATTTGCAAGATCTGACATTTTGAAACACTTAGAAATGAACTCCTAGGTGATTTAGTTCAGTTGGTTTACACCTGCTCCTAACCAGCTGTGTGGGTTTTGCTTTAGAGTAGGCTTCTTGGTATTGTTTAAAGGCCTGTGCTCTGTGCAGGTGGCTAACAGGCTCAGGAAGTTGGAGAGAAAGGGACAACTTTAATTAAGGGTGGATGCCTTTGTGTCATAGTATGCAGTATAGATAAAGTAAGCATTAGTGGGACATTGTTATCTTATGTGAGAGTGGAATTATGTGTGAGCTAATAAATCTTTTATGATTGAAATATTGTGTGATTATAGAGCTATAAAGTTGACTCAGAAACCCTACTGCTTTATGGATTCACAGTTTTATCAGGCGTCTTGAAAAAAATTCACCGCATTACTTGCCGTTACTGTCCATAACTCATGGATATAGTTGATAGCATTTATGAATCTAGGAGATCAGTTTTGGACATGGTTGAAATATGTATATGGCAGTTTTCTTGATTAATGTTTAGAGGTCAGTTAGTGTgcttatagttttgttttgttaggGGGTGAAGGTAGGGAGTTTACTTGTAATTCCACACAACTCTAAATtcataaaaacaaactaacaaaaaaaagccaaagaagCAAAAATGGTAGTGAAAAAGCAatctttctgatttcaaataatGGATTTTGTGCGATTTGTCTTATAAGTATATCCTACAGATTCCATGTACACagttaatatgttttttaaaaatgatagggACTGAGTGGGGAGAGTTCAAGCTTAACTGGTTTGCATTGTTCTTTAAAAGAATTAATAACTGTAACTGAAAACAATCTAATACTTAGTTGGCCTGCCTCAGTGAGTCAATGCAGACGTTTCTGGATTGACTTAAACAGCTAGGAGGAAGAGtatatttgggaaaataaaatggattttatgAAATCTGCTGATGAACAGAAGGGCTTAATGAATGATAGCCTCAAGAAACCTCCtcacaggctgggcgcggtggcctgtaatcccagtactttgggaggccaaggcgggcggatgacgaggtcaagagatcgagaccatcctggccaacatggtgaaatcccgtctctactaaacgtacaaaatgttagccgggtgtggtggtgtgtgcctgtagtcccaggtactcgggaggctgaggcaggagaattgcttgaaaccggaaaacggaagttgcagttagccaggattgtgccactgccctccagcctgacgatagactgagactctgtctaaaaaaaaaaaaaaaaaaaaaaaaagaaaagaaaaagaaacctcattACAGTAGCTTGGGTGAATGAACAGGAAAGGGAAGCAAATTTTTCAAGAGGAAAGTTTCTGTTTATGCATATGATTTTATAGGTTAGTATTAGTCCCTCTCCCAGAGCTTTCTGTACGGGAAAACAACACAGCTGGTTCCAACATTCTTGTTAAACTTTTAgtgataattttcttttcctaaatatCTTTTGTTTTAATTGGCTTATCcttcttctctgttttcatttcccCTTCTTAAGCTGAAaagtaattatagattcacaggatTAATTCACAGGAGGTTCCAAAGAGGTATATAGGGAGTTCCCATGATTCCTTGGTCTAGCCTTCTGCAATGTTAACATCTTGCATAAGTATAGAATAACATAAAAATCTGAGTTATTGCTATTACAAAAATGGAGTCTTATACAGAATATGTAAATTACAGCCAgtagagtggctcatgcctgtaatcccagcactttgggaagctgaggtgggcagatcacttgaggttaagagtttgagaccaggctacatggtgaaatcctgtctctactaaaactacaaaaattagtcaggtatggcagcatgtgcctgtaattccagctacttg
Encoded here:
- the RAG2 gene encoding V(D)J recombination-activating protein 2, which gives rise to MSLQMVTVSNNIALIQPGFSLMNFDGQVFFFGQKGWPKRSCPTGVFHLEVNHNHIKLKPTIFSKDSCYLPPLRYPATCTFKGSLESEKHQYIIHGGKTPNNELSDKIYVMSVVSKNNKKVTFRCTEKDLVGDVPEARYGHSINVVYSRGKSMGVLFGGRSYMPFTHRTTEKWNSVADCLPHVFLVDFEFGCATSYILPELQDGLSFHVSIAKNDTIYILGGHSLANNIRPANLYRIRVDLPLGSPAVNCTVLPGGISVSSAILTQTNNDEFVIVGGYQLENQKRMICNIISLEENKIEIREMETPDWTPDIKHSKIWFGSNMGNGTVFLGIPGDNKQVVSEAFYFYTLKCAEDDMNEEQTTFTNSQTSTEDPGDSTPFEDSEEFCFSAEANSFDGDDEFDTYNEDDEEDESETGYWITCCPTCDVDINTWVPFYSTELNKPAMIYCSHGDGHWVHAQCMDLAERTLIHLSAGSNKYYCNEHVEIARALHTPQRFLPLKKPPMKSLHKKGSGKILTPAKKSFLRRLFD